The Pseudochaenichthys georgianus chromosome 20, fPseGeo1.2, whole genome shotgun sequence genomic interval AAAGTAAATGTGCACATACTATATAGCTTCAATAGACACAATACATGAATGTGTATTCATGTATATTTCGAATCAATTGTTCTTCTGTCATCATCTTAGAGCCGTGCATGATCTTGAACACATTGACCAACATATTCACAACACACAGATGGGCCTCACAGacgttaaaacacacacacgggtGAAACAGGAAAGaagtaaaataatgtaaaaaccaaaataataataatgagagaTAATAAAAACGATAGCTAATCATAATAACAATAGTAATGATAATGCTATAAATCACAGCTTTCTCTTTTCTTGAAAACGATTGTTTCAAATATGTAACTGAGGAATATAAGGGGAGATAATAATACAGAAATAGTTTGAGCTTTTCCACACTGTACAGTTTCTCTGTTCATCATCTAAAGGACTTTTATAATAATCACAGTTTCAGTAATAGATATTTTTTGGAtgatttctaattactattagatctggccctccggtatattgcacgcacaccttcactccatcctgagggtctcctccgctcagagccggaccccaaacattgatgaccttgcacccgagatgagatgccaagtatctgaactagcatctcagagcagcaacctgagttcaatggatgcttccttctgcactttctctcacggCAACAGGCCATGTTTGggtttctctttgaggggaatagttttgttgaagctactgttggcctgtggggaaatgtactcataagaaatgactctggagaagctgcagatagagccatgagacatgaatgcaactgattatttaatgttgtttctaTAGGCAAtagtttaagctttgttagttccaggtttaatatgtgcaataagttcatttcaatacgttctgcaataaacattgaaccagtccggccctccactagtacccattttttattttggcccactgtgtgtttgagtttgacccccctggtcTAAAGGACTTTTATAATAGTCACAGTTTCagtaatagatttttttttcacattgacTATGCCATTTCAGTTTTGGGTATCAATCGAGGTCAGAGAGTGTTTGAACTCTGCCTGACCCCAGGGGCAACAATCAAAAGCCGTCAGAAATGAACTTGTGTCCCTGAGATgaaagaaccccccccccccccccccagacagACACCTGCACCGACCTTGCAGCATCCACACATTGTTGCACTTGAAAGACCTGTCTACATATGGCTCCAGCACACTCTGCGTATTTCCCCCCCGGGACCAGCACTTTATAACCCTTGGAAATGTTATCAAACCTTAAAAAAGTGTCAATTACAGGCATTTTATTTGTGAAATTGTGGTTTAAAAAAGTAAACTAGACATATTTTCAAATCAAAATATGCAAATATAGCTTTACTAGCCATACATTGAATTGAGGTCAGATGTAATATACAGTTGCATAACGTCTCTAAAACTGAAAGCAAGTCATCGTTTCATAACTCGATAATTCATTATAATAAAAGAGCATACTCTGACCTCACCTGCTGCTTTGATAAGGCCATACATTGCTGTTACTAAACCATTATGAACGATGACCCCTCCTATACAGAGAGTTATATCACTGACCttatttataattattataatgATGCTTCGTGTAAAATCAATTACAATGTTGAGGAACAGGTTGTTTTACAGTCTTCATGCACAGAATCCTAAACTGTGACGCAGCTCAAATTCAAGTAGAGTAAATACAACTTGCTATTAAAAGTACCTTAAATACAACACTTGAGCGCATGTATAAGTTCATTTCCACTGTTGACAACATATAACTTGGATGGAGGTAATATGTAATGAAAACAGTCGGGACATGACTAATGTCTGAAGAATCTGAATGCTACTGTCTGATGCATTTTTCTCCAGCAGAAGAAAGTTAGCTCATTGGCTGTTCATAAAACAAACGGCCACACCTGCCGGCTCACAACGCGATGTGATTGGCTGATTGCACCTGTTACCAAACACTACTACACCGGATCAAAGTGCAGCTTTCATAATGCAGTTATGAAGCAGAGTCATCAATCCAAGGTCAGGTCTTTTATCTTTCCATGCATCCACAGATCAAAATGTCCATAATTTGAAAACAAAGAACACAGTAAAAGGTAAATGCCCGCAGGGGAGGTGAGTTTCAAACACGTGCTGGCAGGCTCAGGGTTGCACAACGAGCCTTTACACGCCAGGAAAGCCCTTCCTCGACAGCAGTCTTTGACTTTCTGCCATCAAAGAACAACATAAACGGTTCGTGAAAAGCTTCTATTCAACACATCTTAAATCTAAACCTTGTTCTTTACTGAATAAAGTGTTTATTAATAATACTTTATCTTTGAATGGCCAACATACATTTCTGATCTGCTAAacgatgaaccatccagatctctcaggtcttcagggactggtcagctttctgtccccagagtcagaactaaacatggagaagcagcgttcagttattatgctccagatatctggaacaatctcccagaaacctgcaggtccgctgcgactctgactactttcaaatccagactaaagacttttctttttgtcgctgcttttaattgaactattcacatcttaaactgcactgtaacttttatccatgtactttttcttttaatgtttattttattatcttttctttttaatgattttaaatgccattttcttaatggctttcgttttttgtaaagcccttgtgttgaaaggtgctataaataaacttgccttgtctTTGTTTTAGATAACTTGTCCAAAGATGGCCGAACACAGCATCATCCGCGTGACTGCCATCGGGCTCTCATTGATATTCTTCATCGTCACCATGGTGATCACTGCTTTGGCAGGACCAGGAATAGGTACGTTGTAATGctttaattatatatattacTTTGTGAGATAAGGTTTGTTTGTTTAATGTAGAAATGTTGAAGTAATCCTTTGACTTTTTCAATAACTTCATTTTGTACCTTTTTTCCGCTCAAAGATCCCTTTTTGGAAAGCACCAAGAACATCTCAGATGCGTTTGGGACGGAGATCACTCCGGATGGATGGACGTTCACCATTTGGGCCATCGTTTACATCTTCCTGGCTTTAGTGATGGTCTACGTCATCTCCGGCATCTTTAGGAAGTAGGAACCCGCCTACTTTGAGCTGCTTTAATTGTATGTTTTGACCAACACTGACCTGCGATTCTGTCTTCAGGAATGCATACGGTCCGGTGTACTGCAGCCCGGCCGTTCTGCCTCATGGATTCTTCGTGACTTGGTGTTCGAACCTGACTTTAAACATTGCATGGTTGTTCCTGTGGGACAGAAAGTGAGATTTCATTATTTACTtctactgaaatcaatcagcAATGTATCTAATGAGAAACCCTAAGTTACAGGCAAACAATTGGCTTTAAGTGGTtgtatattcttttttttttatatttgcacaAAACAAACATTGACAGTTACAGAccattttacattttttgaaATAATACAAAGCAAATAATGTGAATCACGCATACAGACAAACGAACATAAAAAGACAgacacaaaaaaacaacaacaaaaaaacggtTGTATATTCTTAAGGATAAATACCTGGACTGCATGTATGTGAATGAAGGAGAGGCTTATAGGTCATGGGGTCAAATACAGGTCATCACCTACAATCAATCAGCTCATAAGGCATGATTAGTGCACACATTGAGTGACATGAACATTGGCAGGATACTGAAGCCATCCAGCTACTTTAAAAGGATGTGTCTCATTCTGACTTTAATGTTGCTTTTTATATTTTCGCCTATTCTGGGAGTTAATTCTTGTTTGAACCATAAGCAGTAAAACCCTAGAAGGGAAATGTGTGATTCAGGAATAAGAGTAGATATATAGTAatatatgtgtaaaaaaggaGGATATTATACAAGAAACATGTGAACAGTTGCCGATTGGACAGGATTACACTAAGATTACAATCTGTTAACATGTACTTTGTTCTGTCTTCCATCCCTATGAAAGGTTGATGTCTGCTGCGCTTGCCTTCCTCATCCTCATCGCCCTCACTAACTACCTCATGATATTCTTCTCCTGCATCGGTCTCGACAACTACGGAGCGTGGCTGGCAAAGTACCACCGAGTGGACCTGTGGCTTCACCGAGTGCTGGTGAGTGCAGCAGCTGTTCGCCTCTCAGAAACACCTGCCGCCTCAGCTCTGCATGCTGAGTGCGCTCCGCTCCTCTGCTGCAGGTTCAGAACGGGATCGCCATATACGCAACGTGGACCACCATCGCATCGCTGGTGAACCTGACCATCGTGCTGACTGCAGACGCCGAGATATCCCCGGCGAACGCTGCCACCATCTCACTCTCTGTGCTCACTGTGGTGCTGTTAGTGTGGTGAGGGCAACGTGGAGGACACAGTACTCATGTTATTGTCCGATCCAATCGATCCAGCGTCGTGTAAAACGTCCACATCGACACAAATATCATTCAAATGGGCCTCAGGTGGACATTTCTGCTTTAAACTCACATCTTGGCTCCAGAGGATGTCAGAAATTGATTAAGCATCCTTAATAAAACCCAAATCCAACTCAAAATTGTATAAATGGGCCACGCCGTTGTTATGCTAATATACAATGTGCAAATTGGCCGACATATACTATGAGTTTGTATTCTAACATAACATGTACGAGTACACAGCATTTCTGGGTTCACAATCGGACAGGCTTGAAAATATAATGTAAAAgacaattattgatgcattaacttCGATGTATCttgtgaattttactcaggGATCATCCTATTTAACGTATAATAATACTTGATAAATCCTTGAGATGTTCTTAATCTGAATGGTTCAAAGGTAGCAAATCCATTTAGTGGAATTAGCTCTGAAGTGTAAATGCTTAAGTAAAGAAACACCACTGCCTTCACTAAGTTCAAATGTGTTGTTTCCTGCAGGACGGTCCTTGAAAACACCGTCCTGGATAAACACGTGAGGTACATCCTGTCCATCTACCCCGCTGGGATCTGGGCGCTGACCGGAGTGTTCTCCAAGAACTACAGCGCTGCAGACCCGTCACGAAACAACACCTTCATCGGTGAGGAACACATCTCCCTCTCTATCACCAGGACGTTTGCATGTcctataatcaatcaatcaaccaatcaatcaatcaaccaatcaatgtttatttatagcccaatatcacaaatgttaaattcgtctcagtggtcttcacagtgtgtacagaatatcagtatgacataTTACCCTCTGTGtaacgactgaatgaacacaagtggAGGACTCAAGAGCACGACTCAGAGGCTTAGgatgcaaaaaggtctttatagcCAAGGTTCGGTACACGGGAGATCAGTCAGTACCAAAACAGACGAGGAGTAGACAGGGACCGGGTCAGGTACACGTGGAATCAGATGCTATGAAAAACACTGCTGGGACGCTAactaagacgaactggcactgaagggactgtggatgcagacgaagggcccttctcacttcggttaaatggattccttgcgtcgtttccctgcgactagtccctcccaccaaggAAGcacggagagacgcaaggaaaccacgagaagcagggaaattagttttaagagcaatgggacgtcctttcctccggagcgtcacgtgaagacgtccgtttgtgatgacgccgcacagctgatcgtctgacagcagctctgtccccgttgtttccacacccccgccacacatttactgacacacacatttgtatcatctgttgtagacccaaatacattaaataacataagaactcattcccaaaaaagataaacgccattcttaaaatgtataggctaaacgaaaaaagcgatcatgaaaatgtttccaataaatgaagaaAGTGAATTTTTCCCacgttgttgttcagatatatcacatgtttgtcactaaatgaaacatgaattgaaacaaaacacggtataaactgaggagtgactctcgtgaggttcatgtgttttcttcactccgctgggaaactgctctcatgtcaagaagcatcagatcagtgcatgcgctgcctcgtccaatcagtgagcgatacacagtaagggggcggggcgagtgtctgaggatttcatcgaaggatggtctggtggtttctcgcttatagctcctccattatcgctcctccggcagaaataaggccattgggacgctactcaagatggcgcagacaaatcaacatccggtgagaccgaggagcgaggaaatgagaaataagagaagtgagaaaggCCCTCAGTAggcagagggagagatgataatggggcacaggtgaggctaaGTAGGGATgggaagcaggtggagttcaatcaatggcaggaaagctgagactgaaatgagagaaaccacgatgaaaacaggaacaataacaacaacatcaacacgctgtcctttgaccctcaaGGAAAGACCTCCagagaaaaacccacagtttaaaatgAAAAATGAGAGAATTGAAATATAAAACATGCTGTGGATTGATTTTAACATGCAGTTACACGGACAATGTGCACACTCATGTATATGTacttatgtatatataataacttgtacatttgtaattcaacatgtatattttctactttcttgtttatttctagtgttTTTCTTTGAATGTTTATTGCACAATGCCTTGTctgtttatgctgctgcaacacaaaaaagtacttcttatcttatcttgtcttattTCTGCTTCCCTCTGACATTTATATATATCTTCTTCCCTCTGTAGTCGTGCTGTTGGCTTTGGCCTGCACGATATTTGCAGGTCGGATAGGTCTGGTGGTCTGGAGACACATCAAGACGCCCCTTTATGAGCACATTAGCCCGGAGAGCATGACTCCAATGGAGATCGCAGACAAGCAGAAACATGTGTTTAAATAAGAGGTTCTGATCAACCCGTCTGTATCGATGCAGTGTTGTCTCTGTTTGAGGTGTATTTTCTTAAtgctttgtatatattgtaatcTATGACTGGTTTGCACTGctgcaacatatataatgaaGCTTCTTATAATAATGGAAATGATATAACACTGAAGTCCAATCCAATCTGTCAACACATTTTGTACTCCATGTTCTAAAGACAGGCTTAATCTATTATTCATTTTACATCTAGGCCTGTAGTTCATTTATCAAAAAGggtataatgtttgtgtttcCTCATGCATTtggacttgtattttgtatactgtttaaaataaattatgctTTCTCAAATTGTTACGCTTTTGTGTGATTTTTCTGGTTTATAAGAGATAAGAAATACTACAACTGTTCAAACATATGATACAGCATAATGATTTACTTATTAAATAGGGAATtattgtcaatcaatcaatccaccaatcaatcaatcaatcaatcaattaatcaatcagtgtttatttatagcccaatatcacaaatgttacatttgtctcagtggacttcacagtgtgtacagaatatcagcatgacaatacgacaccctctgtccttagaccctctgtccttagaccctctgtccttagaccctcacatcgtacaaggaaacacttccagagaaaccccacagtttaaagggaacatgggagaaacctcagggagagcagcagaggagggatccctctcccaggacggacagacgtgcaatagatgccttgtgtaaatcattttacagcataggtagaccaaatgttaggaaatgcatgtgtctgtaataataaGATGAATCCaggaggatgtcaacaatcctgtgggagccatcagggaagtagtgtgatgagagtcaggcaggaccacagagacaggttcagccacgacccgaagtccaggGGCCTCatgtataacgccgtgcgtaggattcacgtgggaaggttgcttacgtagtagaaatccgaaAAATAGGTCCATACATTTTCCGCCAATtcccgattcaccaaacattgcgcaccgtcgaggaaagtgcgtacagcacttcctacgccggtttcccttactttcacgtaacgcccatatttgcctataaatagtcaaagaaacgcccattcattcattgattcattcattttgactgaatttatgaagaagatcgcaagAAATGACGACAAAACAGctaaaaaaagacatctcacaccgtgtcagattttggttatgttggggaggtcgagataaatcatattgtttggtggatgcagtttgaaccagagtagcagcatggaggtcggatcgtcaccaaaataaataaataaatggcccgaaaaaggttaatgacaaaaacaatacacatagccttcctcaggcagtgtgttggtaccggggacaggagacccccccttgatgagaaactgtaagaaaccctccggagtggagtcatgacgactggatctgaattatgtttttgtatttggtggtttgtgttccagctgcacagcgtctccactgcagcctgtgcgttaagaccacctcagtgtcggattttggaaacttgattttgagttgtctcatggcagttagggAATAAGGGACacaccaggggactttacttcctcttgatacCGTTGGTTATTgacaaaaaaacacctaaatatacctgttgtgattgtgtgtcttttcatctgtaaactccctcaacggggccgctcgctctcttttcttgatcgccctctcatgggtgaacacttcactgtcccgcttcataggatttctgccatgtctctacttcagtttgaccatctctgttattaagttacgGTCCGTAACTTACGGAATACTAAAtacataagtaattagatacctaaCCATTACTGGCTGCGCTCATagtgataagaataagaataatgcgtattgaattgtattaattaattagtgacTTTATTTAAGGTAGCCTAATTAGTTAGAATCATGGGGTTAAATTGGGATTTgatatgtggggggggggggtcgaggATCTCAGTATTTGACCTTAAGGGATATAGGCCTACACTGTGGCCCTAAAGCAACTGCTCCATTACCTGTATCAAATGCAGACATTGATGCCACCAAATGTCACaataaaaatagaaagtactacaaataaactggaattcatttacatcttaaattatgaatatatatacacaaaaaaAGGTTTACAATCCAACCTTcaaattgcttttttaaatcaacactgctCTGCACACTTGCTAAAGAATATTTGTGTGGAAATCTCAATTCATGTGTAGGGCTGCGTGAGTATGGCCAAAAGTATGAGAGTAAATCTCACTGTAAACTATTTAATCATCATCAAATTCTGTGTTATTATGACCGATCATAACTCAGCTTTATGCAGACATACATTTAGCATGGTGTACAGGGCCGGTTCTTGGCATAGGCGACATAGGCGGTCGCCtatagggcgccagatctggggggggggggaaacattttgactgtttgcgctcatcctaattttcggccttgatgtaacaacattcataattaagtcaatgtaacacccttttcaccccggttacacttttcattagccccgtacgatgggcgctgtcagtgatgaaagtggggggtgttggcttatcaggcgtccGCAGCTCTCAGCCAAAGTGGGTGTGGGATCGAGCGAGAGAGATAaatgcaatttatgtaaacaaatatttccaaggcactcttttataattattggggtaaacaggtttgaaatcatttcaatgtatactataggacagtaaaccaaaaatatcgtttaaaacttgagagatacaaaaatatgcataaataaatgctaactaggtaaaataagatatttattgcatttatttgctattggctatggtaggttattggttatgttcacatacttatttgattattaaaatgtaaaccaatctttttcatatgggtgttttacggcccgtccacacagcggcgtgcgtggaaagcttcaccattcactttgaatggggtgacgtcactttgctggcgtggctcgctgcaaaagttgagcaatgttcaagttTTGAAGccacggcagaagcgtcagccaatcgaatcatatgccagtacaagctcgagccaatcaaaccgctgcttgtgtgtccggggcgggagattaatgtgattggttgttggtcgagtcaccgaatgcaagtagtcgcctttgcttattttgttatgagatgtgaattactgttcaatttagttgatgtaataattatttggtttcttttacattaaaaaaaggtcttatgttttttttcgggggaggccctttttccagtttagagcaatagcccctccaaatgtctgtgcacgtccctgctgaggagcgtttgtttaatcattttaagattggctttaatcaatgtttgaaaatgaattcttcatatatgataaatgagaagtaacattttatttatggtatttatggtattatttccacatatttctctccattcttccttctgccaacggtgtcgcagtttctcgtctctcccgttgttgtgcttagtgcgtacgcatgggttagagtttgcgtggaggaccgcacgttttcccgtcaagttagtattttataaatcgcaaacattgcgtagaaactggcgtacgccatcttttgagcgtatatccctttataaatgaggcccctgatctTTAGACTTTCATATCCCAGAAAATGTCTATGCTGACTAATGTCATGCCCTTCATTTATGACAAATATGCTTATGACAATAATAGATTAGAGTGTTTACATCAGGGGTTTCAAACtaaaggcccgggggccaaatccggcccgcgacttcattttcatgtggccccacacgagcttgcaaagaatatatgttatactatgtttattatacggttacatgccgctttacagaagcacattgcccataaactacatgtcccacaatgcatctcaaattcaacttttttctcagaatttgacttttttttcaaaatgttattttttttttaaacgtcacttattttttttactttttccggaatttggcttttctttttaaatcattttgtgacatgtgcactgaagagacttgcaattgtttgccctagacttctgctttcagagttaattatgaagttattaccctatccgataataatccaatgcagaggcaataatgtaatttaatagattattttatatatataaaatatttatatatttattcttatatagtcttatatataaaactggccctttgagtgaaaccatgatgctaatgtggcccgagtTGAAATTAAGTTTGACACTCCTGATCTACACTGCCGTTAGTGTCACCTATAAGAAAGACCGTTTGAGTCCTTTATTATTTACCGCACTGGGGCagagtatatatatgtatacaagATAAGAGGAGCACGTGTTTACGAGTGGTCGTAAAAACCTCGCTCTTACACAACGAGCTAATATATAAAAAGCCAGCCGTGCGTCCTCAGGTACTTCTTCACACACCCAGCGCACAAAGAGAGCGGCCCAGAAAGGTACGTCGTGTTTGCTTTTATAAAGTCTTCATTGTGTTGGAGGAAGCTCAGCGGGAAGAAGTGGACCTTTCTGAAGTTATGAAAGTGCTTTCAATCGGAATTCTTAGAAGGATTTTGCTTTGAATGACAGGATCTTTGAAAGAAAAGACAGCTAGTGATTCAAGAGGATGGTACAACTTGGTTTAATTGCCTGAATGGCTGGTAAGGTGATTGATAACTATCACTAgcaaaggtcagaggtcagccCTATCACCTGTGCAGTCAGAAGGTATTACATATCTCCCTAAAGGTCACATGTATTTGACTttattcagtataaaacagtaGGATGTGACACCTgtattacatactgtatgtgtaaATGTGGTTAATTGCACATTTTAAGCTCTAAAAAGTGTTTATTTCTTTTCAAATA includes:
- the LOC117465586 gene encoding uncharacterized protein, producing MAEHSIIRVTAIGLSLIFFIVTMVITALAGPGIDPFLESTKNISDAFGTEITPDGWTFTIWAIVYIFLALVMVYVISGIFRKNAYGPVYCSPAVLPHGFFVTWCSNLTLNIAWLFLWDRKLMSAALAFLILIALTNYLMIFFSCIGLDNYGAWLAKYHRVDLWLHRVLVQNGIAIYATWTTIASLVNLTIVLTADAEISPANAATISLSVLTVVLLVWTVLENTVLDKHVRYILSIYPAGIWALTGVFSKNYSAADPSRNNTFIVVLLALACTIFAGRIGLVVWRHIKTPLYEHISPESMTPMEIADKQKHVFK